The following proteins are encoded in a genomic region of Pelodictyon phaeoclathratiforme BU-1:
- a CDS encoding flavodoxin domain-containing protein, translated as MKALILYDSRSSAGSTESIIDSIGLSLAESGFYVEKAKCKATADYSFVKDFDLVILGAPVYNFIVASQLLGALIQGNLKINLKRKKIALFLTCGSSQSTATLFYLPQLKIHLIRNKILVEKIFAPDAFSDGDLIDSFVEDLLYEYNRGPKSKALSAKWTEEAQECYQSMPSFVHEKFRTMAEEYAEDMGYKEITLAVLEEAKGSFGAP; from the coding sequence ATGAAGGCTCTTATTTTATACGACAGTAGATCTTCAGCAGGTTCTACCGAGTCGATTATTGATTCCATTGGATTGAGTCTGGCTGAGTCGGGTTTCTATGTAGAAAAAGCAAAATGTAAAGCGACTGCGGATTACAGCTTCGTCAAGGATTTTGATCTGGTCATTCTTGGCGCACCAGTCTACAACTTTATCGTTGCCTCACAGCTTTTGGGCGCATTGATCCAAGGCAATCTGAAGATAAATCTTAAAAGGAAAAAGATTGCGCTCTTTCTCACCTGCGGAAGCTCGCAGTCCACAGCGACGCTTTTTTATCTGCCACAGTTAAAAATCCATCTTATCCGCAATAAAATTCTTGTTGAAAAAATTTTTGCACCCGATGCTTTTTCAGATGGGGATCTTATTGATTCGTTTGTTGAGGATTTGCTTTATGAGTACAATAGAGGCCCGAAATCCAAAGCTTTGTCGGCGAAGTGGACCGAAGAGGCCCAGGAGTGTTATCAGTCCATGCCCTCTTTTGTCCACGAAAAGTTCAGGACAATGGCTGAAGAGTATGCCGAAGATATGGGATATAAGGAGATTACCCTGGCTGTGCTTGAAGAAGCGAAGGGCAGCTTTGGCGCTCCGTAA
- a CDS encoding TRC40/GET3/ArsA family transport-energizing ATPase produces the protein MRILTFTGKGGVGKTSVSAATAVRLSQLGYRTLVLSTDPAHSLSDSFNLPLGAEPTKIKENLHAIEVNPYVDLKQNWNSVQKFYSKIFMAQGVSGVMADEMTILPGMEELFSLLRIKRYKASGLYDVLVLDTAPTGETLRLLSLPDTLSWGMKAVKNVTKYIVKPLSKPLSKMSDKIAFYIPPADAIDSVDQVFDELADIREILTDNKKSTVRLVMNAEKMSIKETMRALTYLNLYGFKVDMILVNRLLDTKEKSGYLENWKTIQQKYLGEIEESFAPLPIKKLRMYEQEIVGLTSLELFAKDMYGDSDPSEMMFDEPPIKFVRNGNIYEVQLKLMFANPVDIDVWVTGDELYIHIGNQRKIITLPISLTGLEPGDAVFKDRWLHIPFDLNIHGQGHAQKEYNKVLN, from the coding sequence ATGCGTATTCTCACTTTTACAGGTAAAGGCGGGGTAGGCAAAACCAGTGTTTCTGCGGCTACGGCTGTCCGTTTGTCGCAACTGGGCTATCGTACCCTTGTCCTCTCAACCGATCCTGCACATAGTCTTTCAGATTCCTTCAACCTGCCTCTTGGCGCTGAACCAACAAAGATCAAGGAGAATCTTCATGCCATTGAGGTCAATCCTTATGTTGACCTGAAACAGAACTGGAACTCCGTACAGAAGTTTTATTCAAAAATCTTTATGGCTCAGGGTGTTTCAGGTGTCATGGCCGATGAGATGACCATTCTGCCCGGCATGGAGGAGCTTTTTTCTCTTTTGAGAATAAAGCGCTATAAAGCTTCCGGTCTCTATGATGTGCTTGTGCTTGATACAGCCCCGACAGGAGAAACCCTGCGGCTCCTCTCCCTTCCTGATACCCTTTCCTGGGGCATGAAGGCAGTAAAAAACGTTACCAAATATATTGTCAAGCCGCTCAGCAAGCCCCTGTCAAAAATGTCTGATAAAATCGCTTTTTATATTCCTCCTGCGGATGCCATTGATTCCGTTGATCAGGTTTTTGATGAACTTGCCGATATCCGCGAAATTTTGACGGACAATAAAAAATCAACGGTGCGTCTGGTCATGAATGCTGAAAAAATGTCGATCAAGGAGACCATGCGTGCCTTGACCTATCTGAACCTCTACGGCTTCAAGGTTGATATGATACTTGTCAACAGACTGCTTGACACAAAAGAGAAGAGCGGATATCTGGAGAACTGGAAAACCATTCAGCAGAAATACCTTGGAGAAATCGAAGAGAGTTTTGCACCCCTCCCGATCAAAAAACTGAGGATGTATGAACAAGAGATTGTCGGTCTCACCTCACTGGAACTTTTCGCCAAAGATATGTATGGCGACAGCGATCCATCCGAAATGATGTTTGACGAACCACCAATCAAGTTTGTCCGAAACGGCAATATCTATGAGGTGCAATTGAAGCTTATGTTTGCCAACCCTGTCGATATTGACGTCTGGGTAACCGGAGATGAGCTCTATATACACATCGGCAATCAGCGTAAAATTATCACCCTTCCGATCAGCCTGACCGGGCTTGAACCGGGAGATGCCGTATTCAAGGACAGATGGCTGCATATTCCCTTTGACCTTAATATTCATGGGCAAGGCCACGCACAAAAGGAGTACAACAAGGTTCTCAATTGA
- a CDS encoding B12-binding domain-containing radical SAM protein: MSKPEHQHIKALKFLLIAPKGKKDSKSNQKPLFNMAIGVLVSITPPQHNIEIVDEHFGDPINYDGDYDFVGITSRTIDATRGYEIADTFRKKGTKVILGGLHVSFNIEEAKVHADTLVCGEAENLWLTLLEDIALNRLKPLYDSKDFAPVKEVLALDYEKIAKASKREKVDGTKSIPIYVTRGCPYECSFCVTPNFTGKLYRMQKPDELKKQFETAKKVFFNANGKSSKPWFMLCDENLGVSKKKLWESLDLIKECNINFSVFFSLPLLEDKETVKKLVEAGCIMVLVGFESIKQSTLEAYNKGHVNSAEKYSRLIEECRQAGLNVQGNFLINPELDSFENMDDLVRFVGKNNVFMPIFQIITPYPGTTMYWEYKKNGWITDENWEKYNAMNLVIRSDRYDPIKFQHKFMTSYYKVYSLKNIANRVRRNPYKLLNLVTSLAFRKNIREQLDTFEKEHNIRSK; this comes from the coding sequence ATGAGCAAACCTGAACATCAACACATTAAGGCACTCAAGTTTCTTCTCATAGCCCCGAAAGGGAAAAAAGATTCTAAATCAAACCAGAAGCCATTATTCAATATGGCGATAGGGGTACTTGTAAGTATTACGCCTCCGCAACACAATATTGAAATTGTTGATGAGCATTTTGGCGATCCGATCAATTATGACGGTGATTACGATTTTGTCGGCATAACATCACGAACCATTGATGCAACAAGAGGCTATGAAATTGCCGATACGTTTCGAAAAAAAGGAACAAAAGTTATCCTTGGCGGCCTGCATGTTTCGTTCAATATAGAAGAGGCAAAAGTCCATGCCGACACCCTCGTCTGCGGCGAAGCCGAAAATCTCTGGCTGACTCTCCTTGAAGATATTGCACTCAACCGCTTAAAACCTCTCTACGATTCCAAAGACTTTGCACCGGTAAAAGAGGTACTGGCGCTTGACTATGAAAAAATTGCCAAAGCATCAAAACGTGAAAAAGTAGACGGTACAAAATCTATCCCGATTTATGTTACCCGCGGCTGTCCCTATGAGTGTTCATTCTGCGTCACCCCTAATTTTACCGGAAAGCTTTACCGGATGCAGAAACCCGACGAGCTTAAAAAACAGTTTGAAACTGCCAAAAAAGTTTTTTTTAACGCAAACGGGAAATCATCGAAACCATGGTTCATGCTTTGTGATGAAAACCTGGGCGTCAGCAAAAAAAAGCTCTGGGAATCTCTCGACCTCATTAAAGAGTGTAATATCAACTTCAGCGTTTTCTTCAGCCTCCCCCTCCTTGAAGACAAGGAAACGGTAAAAAAGCTTGTAGAAGCAGGGTGCATCATGGTGCTGGTTGGATTCGAATCCATCAAACAGAGTACCCTTGAAGCCTATAATAAAGGTCACGTCAATTCAGCGGAGAAATATTCCCGTCTGATTGAAGAGTGCCGCCAGGCAGGCCTGAATGTCCAGGGAAATTTCCTGATTAATCCGGAGCTCGACAGTTTCGAAAACATGGATGACCTTGTTCGGTTTGTCGGTAAAAACAATGTTTTCATGCCGATTTTCCAGATTATTACTCCCTACCCAGGCACAACAATGTACTGGGAGTACAAGAAAAATGGATGGATAACTGATGAAAATTGGGAGAAATACAATGCGATGAATCTTGTCATCCGCTCTGATAGATACGACCCCATAAAGTTCCAGCACAAATTCATGACAAGCTATTACAAGGTCTATTCGTTGAAAAACATTGCCAACCGAGTGAGGCGAAACCCCTACAAACTGTTAAACCTTGTCACCAGTCTGGCTTTTAGAAAAAACATCCGTGAGCAACTCGATACATTCGAAAAGGAACATAACATCAGAAGCAAATAA
- the bchU gene encoding bacteriochlorophyllide d C-20 methyltransferase BchU, translating to MDANELLKQNHRANELIFKGLVEFGCFKAALELDLFTLLADEAKNVETLAASAGAIPQRLIMLLEALRQIGVTAETGGKWSLTPFAQKMFLPNHENQNLYMIPVAKAMANLSENFYLQIADAVRGNMNFKGEVAYPPVTREDNLYFEEIHRSNAYFAIMLLLEEADLETAKKLVDVGGGIGDISAALLKKFPQLHSTILNLPGAVELVNENAVEKGVDNRLKGAAVDIYKDAYPEADAIMFCRILYSANEQLTTMLCKKAYDALTPGGKVLILDMIIDDPENPNFDYLSHYILGAGMPFSVLGFKQQSAYKEILESLGFRDIRTVRKYGHLLCEAVKAL from the coding sequence ATGGACGCCAACGAGTTGCTGAAGCAAAACCACAGAGCCAACGAACTTATTTTTAAAGGTCTTGTAGAGTTCGGCTGTTTTAAGGCGGCTCTTGAACTTGATCTTTTTACTCTACTTGCTGATGAGGCAAAAAATGTAGAAACACTTGCAGCCAGCGCTGGTGCAATTCCTCAACGCCTCATCATGCTACTTGAGGCACTACGACAGATCGGAGTTACCGCAGAAACGGGTGGCAAATGGAGCCTCACCCCTTTTGCTCAAAAAATGTTTCTCCCGAACCACGAAAACCAGAACCTGTACATGATCCCTGTGGCCAAAGCCATGGCAAACCTTTCAGAAAATTTTTATCTGCAGATAGCTGATGCCGTCAGAGGAAACATGAATTTCAAGGGCGAAGTTGCCTACCCTCCTGTAACACGGGAAGACAATTTATATTTTGAGGAAATTCATCGCAGTAATGCCTATTTCGCCATCATGCTGCTGCTCGAAGAGGCTGATCTGGAAACAGCAAAAAAACTTGTAGATGTTGGTGGTGGTATTGGTGATATTTCAGCAGCACTTCTGAAAAAGTTCCCTCAGCTCCATTCTACCATTCTTAACCTGCCTGGCGCAGTGGAATTGGTGAATGAAAATGCTGTTGAAAAAGGAGTTGACAATCGCCTGAAAGGTGCAGCCGTTGATATTTACAAAGACGCTTATCCGGAAGCAGATGCAATCATGTTCTGCAGAATCCTTTATTCTGCAAATGAACAGTTAACCACGATGCTCTGCAAAAAAGCTTATGACGCTCTTACTCCTGGCGGAAAGGTACTCATCCTCGACATGATCATTGATGATCCGGAAAATCCGAACTTTGACTATCTGAGCCACTATATCCTTGGCGCCGGCATGCCGTTTTCAGTACTCGGCTTCAAGCAGCAAAGTGCCTACAAGGAGATTCTTGAATCACTCGGTTTCCGCGATATCCGCACGGTCAGAAAGTATGGCCACCTCTTGTGCGAAGCAGTAAAAGCATTGTAA
- a CDS encoding aminoglycoside phosphotransferase family protein yields the protein MTIQKNIATLFSTCCSKPLSITKIQGDASSRQYFRVTGTTESSVACYDPALNPSSADTYPFLVLHALLARHAIPVPAIMAINAETNIMLLEDCGDFLLQNLFNSSLQHTLPDRYRDIIDILIQLQSIRGHNNQIPFSICFDKKKLMLEFDFFIQYGLLDYFAAIFDQQLIGRLRYEFEAIAELLVKPQHFVLNHRDFHSRNILIHQNKPIIIDFQDARMGLPQYDAVSLIKDSYVQLSPSLTEELKAYHYHALCNNELTTMSFDEYLFYFDIMAFQRNIKATGTFCYQTRTGKSGLFEHSIEPTLAYLHEYIEARTELKRAGELLQTILKGTTR from the coding sequence ATGACCATCCAGAAAAATATTGCAACTCTTTTCAGTACCTGCTGCAGCAAGCCTCTTTCCATCACAAAAATACAGGGTGATGCTTCAAGCCGTCAGTATTTCAGGGTTACCGGCACCACTGAATCTTCTGTCGCCTGTTACGATCCTGCACTGAACCCATCATCAGCCGATACCTACCCTTTTCTGGTACTGCACGCTCTGTTAGCCCGACACGCAATTCCTGTTCCGGCTATAATGGCCATCAATGCCGAAACAAACATCATGCTTCTTGAGGACTGCGGCGACTTTCTCTTGCAAAATCTTTTCAATAGCTCATTACAACACACACTACCTGACCGGTACAGGGATATTATCGATATTCTGATACAACTTCAGTCAATAAGAGGCCACAACAACCAGATCCCCTTCAGCATCTGTTTTGATAAAAAAAAACTCATGCTTGAATTTGATTTCTTTATCCAGTATGGCCTGCTGGACTATTTTGCAGCAATATTCGATCAGCAGTTAATCGGAAGATTACGATATGAATTTGAAGCCATCGCGGAACTCCTTGTCAAGCCACAGCACTTCGTTCTTAACCACCGGGATTTTCACAGCCGGAATATTCTTATTCATCAGAATAAACCGATTATTATTGACTTTCAGGACGCCCGCATGGGTCTGCCACAGTATGACGCCGTTTCCCTGATAAAAGACTCCTATGTACAGCTCTCACCCTCATTGACAGAAGAATTGAAAGCCTATCACTATCATGCACTCTGCAACAATGAACTGACCACTATGAGCTTCGATGAATACCTTTTTTATTTCGATATTATGGCCTTTCAACGGAACATCAAGGCTACAGGTACCTTTTGTTATCAAACAAGAACAGGAAAAAGCGGCCTGTTTGAACACTCCATAGAACCGACATTGGCCTATCTGCATGAATATATTGAAGCAAGAACTGAATTGAAACGAGCAGGAGAACTCCTGCAGACTATCCTGAAAGGTACAACCCGATGA
- a CDS encoding sugar phosphate nucleotidyltransferase, translating to MKAFVLAAGLGTRLSPLTDHTPKPLIPILNIPSLFYSVYLLKQAGIREIICNIHHHGDTVRQFIESSNLTGLNITFSEEPIILGTGGGLKKCEKLLDDGDFILVNSDIISDIDFSALIKQHQVMGRAGTLTLFETPEAIAIGYVGVEGGLVKDFRNLRKTALLSSFIYTGVAILSPAIFRYLKAEFSGIVDTGFTGLIDNGGLSYYQHKGLWMDIGTMHSYWLANINRNLIMNNLALPMKQTIGIAPHAIAPDAIISPEASISCSIVGKGCSIGAGCTITNSVLLPGVAIKPGKTIINTIADPYSSIIMENPTQTRKKRW from the coding sequence ATGAAAGCCTTCGTTCTGGCCGCAGGACTCGGTACTCGCCTGAGTCCCCTGACCGATCATACCCCGAAACCACTAATCCCCATTCTCAATATTCCCAGCCTTTTTTATTCTGTTTATCTCCTGAAACAGGCGGGAATCAGAGAGATTATTTGCAATATCCACCATCATGGCGATACTGTCAGGCAGTTTATTGAATCAAGCAATTTGACTGGACTGAACATCACGTTTTCAGAAGAGCCAATCATTCTCGGGACAGGGGGCGGCCTGAAAAAATGTGAAAAGCTCCTTGATGATGGTGATTTTATTCTGGTCAACAGCGATATTATTTCTGATATTGATTTCAGTGCACTCATCAAACAGCATCAGGTAATGGGACGTGCAGGCACCCTTACCCTGTTTGAGACACCGGAAGCCATTGCGATAGGATATGTGGGTGTTGAAGGAGGGCTTGTTAAAGACTTCAGGAACCTGCGTAAAACAGCTCTTCTCTCCTCGTTCATCTACACTGGAGTTGCAATTCTCAGTCCAGCAATTTTTCGCTATCTGAAAGCGGAATTTTCAGGGATTGTCGATACAGGGTTTACAGGACTTATTGATAACGGAGGATTAAGCTATTACCAGCACAAGGGTCTCTGGATGGATATTGGAACCATGCATAGCTACTGGCTCGCAAATATTAACCGAAACTTGATCATGAACAATCTGGCTCTGCCAATGAAGCAGACAATTGGCATCGCTCCACATGCGATCGCTCCGGATGCGATCATCAGCCCGGAAGCCAGCATCTCATGCTCAATTGTCGGCAAGGGATGCTCCATCGGCGCAGGGTGCACCATTACAAATTCGGTACTCCTGCCAGGAGTAGCCATCAAACCCGGAAAGACCATTATCAATACCATTGCTGACCCTTACAGCAGCATAATCATGGAAAATCCAACACAAACCAGAAAAAAAAGATGGTAG
- a CDS encoding exo-beta-N-acetylmuramidase NamZ family protein, with amino-acid sequence MVATGLEILLRKSEHFQNRNIGLIVNQSSVTPDLKYSWNALRERGIHVRKIFSPEHGLFATEQDQIAVTCQPEIGCEVISLYRDTAASLLPDKRVLDNLDLILFDIQDVGSRYYTYINTLALFMEAVSGMDLEIIVLDRPNPLGGSLVEGPLLDPSFRSFVGIFPIPVRHGMTVGELALLYRDIKKLDINLHVIKMDGWQRSMLFPETGLPWIPPSPNMPTFATAEVYPGMCLLEGMNISEGRGTTTPFQLFGAPFIKPDDLAERCRKFGLEGVIFHPVWFKPTFHKFSGEVIGGIWLHVTDHGRFRSFATGVAITAALQELYPEHLQFLKGVYEFNNTIPAFDLLAGNSSIRTSILSGSDINITLASWLKNETAFSELKSSFHLYEP; translated from the coding sequence ATGGTAGCAACAGGACTGGAGATCCTGCTCAGAAAAAGTGAGCATTTTCAAAACAGAAACATTGGACTTATCGTCAATCAGAGCTCTGTAACCCCTGATTTGAAATACTCATGGAATGCATTGAGGGAGAGGGGTATTCATGTCAGAAAAATTTTTTCTCCTGAACACGGACTCTTCGCTACCGAGCAGGATCAGATAGCCGTAACCTGCCAGCCGGAAATTGGATGTGAGGTGATCAGCCTCTACAGAGATACTGCAGCATCACTTCTTCCCGATAAACGAGTACTCGACAATCTTGACCTTATCCTTTTCGACATTCAGGACGTCGGTTCCCGTTACTACACGTATATCAACACCCTTGCACTATTCATGGAAGCCGTATCCGGCATGGATCTTGAGATCATTGTACTCGACCGTCCAAATCCCCTTGGGGGATCCCTTGTTGAAGGACCTCTGCTCGACCCCTCATTCCGATCATTTGTCGGCATTTTTCCAATACCGGTTCGGCATGGCATGACTGTCGGCGAACTGGCTCTTCTTTACCGTGATATCAAGAAACTTGACATCAATCTGCACGTCATCAAAATGGATGGGTGGCAACGCTCCATGCTTTTCCCGGAAACGGGTCTGCCCTGGATTCCTCCTTCACCGAACATGCCCACTTTTGCAACAGCCGAGGTTTATCCCGGCATGTGCCTGCTTGAGGGAATGAACATTTCTGAAGGAAGAGGAACAACAACCCCCTTTCAGCTTTTCGGTGCGCCCTTTATAAAACCGGACGACCTCGCTGAACGCTGCCGAAAGTTCGGGCTCGAAGGAGTTATCTTTCACCCGGTATGGTTCAAACCGACTTTTCACAAGTTCTCTGGAGAGGTCATCGGCGGCATCTGGCTGCATGTGACCGATCATGGCCGCTTCCGCTCCTTCGCCACCGGAGTTGCCATAACTGCTGCGCTCCAGGAACTCTATCCTGAACACCTGCAATTTTTGAAAGGCGTATATGAATTCAACAACACCATACCAGCCTTCGATCTTCTGGCTGGAAACTCCAGCATCCGGACGTCCATACTGAGTGGCAGTGACATCAACATCACTCTTGCGTCATGGCTGAAAAACGAAACTGCATTTTCAGAACTGAAATCAAGCTTTCATCTCTACGAGCCATGA
- a CDS encoding sodium:solute symporter: MQLLDIAIVVIFLAGNILFGLLQGKGNKNTSDYFLGGHKLPWIVAMLSIVATETSVLTFVSVPGLAYRGDWSFLQLPLGYIVGRILVSSLLLPIYFKEGVTSIYEIIGSRFGSGMQKLASVVFLVTRILGDGVRFLATGVVVQAVTGWSLPLSIIIIGAVTLIYTISGGLKTVVWLDSVQFGLYFLGGVITIVFILLRLDEPLLHIFSTLADAGKLHIFNMSNDMLVNPMAFGSAFFGGIFLSLASHGVDFMMVQRVLGCSNLGEAKKALIGSGIFVFIQFTIFLLAGSLIYLFMEGITIEKDREFASFIVNYLPSGLKGLLLAGILSAAMSTIASSINSLAASTVTDILGGRISLKGSRLISLGWAAVLIGIALLFDESDKSIILVGLEIASFTYGGLLGLFLLSKSKRDFHPASLGIGLVASMSIVFLLKYLGLAWTWYITVSVLVNLLVTTGIDMTIFKNKLNEKQKTG; this comes from the coding sequence ATGCAGTTGCTTGACATTGCCATCGTCGTCATCTTTCTGGCTGGTAATATCCTTTTCGGACTCCTGCAAGGAAAAGGGAACAAAAATACCAGCGACTATTTTCTCGGAGGCCACAAACTGCCCTGGATTGTCGCCATGCTTTCGATTGTCGCAACAGAAACCTCTGTACTTACCTTTGTCAGTGTACCAGGACTTGCCTATCGGGGTGACTGGTCCTTTCTGCAGTTACCCCTTGGCTATATCGTCGGAAGAATCCTTGTAAGCTCCCTGCTCCTGCCAATATATTTCAAAGAGGGCGTCACCTCCATTTATGAAATAATCGGTTCAAGATTTGGTTCTGGCATGCAAAAACTGGCATCAGTCGTTTTCCTGGTAACGAGAATCCTCGGTGATGGAGTCAGGTTTCTGGCAACAGGAGTCGTCGTGCAAGCGGTAACGGGTTGGTCTTTACCCCTCTCCATTATCATTATTGGAGCGGTAACTCTGATCTATACCATTTCAGGCGGACTGAAAACGGTCGTCTGGCTCGACAGCGTCCAATTCGGTCTCTATTTTTTAGGTGGTGTCATTACCATTGTCTTCATTCTGCTTCGCCTTGATGAACCACTTCTGCATATTTTTTCAACACTCGCCGATGCCGGAAAACTGCATATTTTCAATATGAGCAACGACATGCTTGTCAATCCCATGGCTTTCGGCAGTGCATTTTTCGGCGGCATTTTTCTCTCACTTGCCTCCCATGGGGTCGATTTCATGATGGTACAGCGAGTCCTTGGTTGCAGTAATCTGGGTGAAGCAAAAAAAGCACTGATCGGAAGCGGCATTTTCGTCTTTATCCAGTTTACCATTTTCCTGCTGGCTGGCTCACTCATCTACCTCTTCATGGAGGGCATTACCATTGAAAAAGACCGTGAATTCGCATCCTTTATTGTCAACTACCTGCCATCTGGCCTGAAAGGACTTCTGCTTGCGGGAATCCTTTCAGCCGCAATGTCGACCATTGCCTCCTCAATAAACTCCCTTGCAGCATCGACCGTTACCGATATCCTCGGAGGAAGAATCTCACTGAAGGGATCGCGCCTTATCAGCCTCGGATGGGCTGCCGTGCTGATCGGTATAGCTCTTCTTTTCGATGAAAGCGACAAATCGATCATCCTTGTTGGCCTTGAAATCGCATCCTTTACCTACGGCGGACTGCTGGGACTTTTTCTGTTATCAAAAAGCAAACGGGACTTTCATCCTGCAAGCCTTGGCATTGGTCTCGTTGCCAGTATGAGCATTGTTTTTCTCCTGAAATATCTGGGACTCGCATGGACCTGGTACATCACGGTTTCCGTTTTGGTAAATTTACTGGTCACAACAGGAATCGATATGACCATTTTCAAAAACAAGCTGAACGAAAAGCAAAAAACAGGATAG